CGTCAAGGGTTATATGTAGTGAGTCATGTGAACAAAGGCTTTCCTGTGTTGGTTCTGGCAGGGCTCTTCAGGAGGATTACATTGATAAAGCAGAGTACAGTATAGGAGGGGAAGTGAAATCTACATTCCTTtacatactttttttctttattattccCTTCTTCAGCCGCCTCGTACACTGACAGCTCCGATGACGAGACATCTCCCCGCGACAAGCAGCAGAAGAACTCTAAGGGCAATGGAGATTTCTGCAtcaagaacatcaaacaggccGACTTCGGACGCAGGGAGATCGAGATCGCCGAGCAAGGTGAGAGGGTCCCTGTGTGCTTTGATATTTAGCATGTGCCGACAAGCTATAACTGTTTTTATGAGCATGACAGCTGATTGCGTAATGCCGTTGTCTTCAGGCCTGTTAAAATATTAAGCCATTGGTATTTGTTTATGTGTGAAGTCAAAGTGTGTGTTGTGTGAGATCAAGTGAAGCATGTTTTGATGTTCTTCCTGTGATACTGAGAGGCCATATGTTCACAGCAGGCCGCCCCCTTCGGCCTCTGTAACCACTTGGCCAAATACTCCATTGTGCACTCACACACAGCCTGTTTTCAAGGTTTAAAATTCTTTCTAGATAATCAAGGATGTtagcatgtttattttaatgttataggCATGTGTTAatgatttatttgtgtatttttgtaCTATAGAGATGCCTGCTCTCATGGCTTTGAGGAAGAGAGCTCAGGGAGAGAAGCCATTGGCTGGAGCCAAAATTGTTGGTTGCACCCACATCACGGCACAGACTGCTGTGAGtgtctgtacacacacacacacacacacacacacacacacacacacacacacacacacacacacacacacacacacacacacacacacacacacacacacacacacacacacacacacacacacacacacacacgataatGCACCATATACTTGAAGACCTCATGTTGACTTAATTTGTTCTTaaattaaactaattaaatttaattacacTATAATTCCAACACCCTAATCCTACCTCTAACACCTTTTGGGACATTATTTGCCCCATTTAGCAACCTTTTTACTGTCTATACGGGTACGTTTTAAGAGGTATTACTTTATTTGAGAgggtgttttaaaaaataatgctcAATTTTTGACAGCAGACTGACATCTGTATTTAATAGGgcccattttattttttctcattttattttttctcaaattttATGGATATGTAACTTGATGGTAAATAGTGGTAATCGAATTAAGGCATTAAACATAAGGCATTAatctttttaaatgtaataaaattaaaacgaaGTTCGCTTTGACACATTCAGTCGCGTCAGAGAATTGTTTGTTCGgagtattttgttttgtaaactcTGCAGTGTGATGGAGAGTTTCCAAAGAAACTTTTGTTAGAAACTTTTGAAAGATTTATCTGACAACTGTATTGggtctgacagcagctgcatcacaaaccaTAAATGATGTCATATTACTTTGTGTGTAAATGACAGTTTtatatggataatgttttcaaaacacttgctCACCCTCAATAGGGAGTGGGCGTTGATACTGTTTTCTATGCAGTTAGGTTAGCCAGTCATAACAGTGGCCATTTACTGACAAGCCTTAAAGGAGTCGTTGCTTAAAAATGGATCATTTCAGTCAGAGGGTCAGAATGACGACTgaaagtaattatttttctgCATACAGTTGTTTTTTGTGCAAtaaactttattaacattataagtgaacctcaaggaacattaaaataaagaccTCTTTAACTTAAACCAAATTTTTGGCATGTTATACTGGAGACCTTTGAGTTTCTGTGTGTATCTGACTAGGGAGGCAAAATTCCAGGAATTTTCAAagatggaaactttccatgggaatatatgggaattaacagGAATTAATGGGAATTAAAGAGAACAAACTGgaaatttgcaaaattgcaggttTGCCTATAACAGGGAACGTAATGAACTTAAAACTTGCAGCAAAatcttggttaaaacaaccagattTAATGCAAATTCAGCTGAATTTCCACCCTACACATTCCTCAACCTAAAAAAAACGATAAAAGCCAACATGATGTCAGTGAATCACGTTAGGTCACTGTTTTGGCCGAGGCTCGCTCGCGTCACAATGGAGTATGTGTGAGCACAAGCAATAAGTTGCGGGCGACAGTTCATTTAATGGCCGCCTGTGTTGCTAaaaacaagggtttctgaattctcTATATTctctctttaaaataaaatttatatacactaccattcaaaagtttgggtgcTATAGAATCTTCAAAGAaccttttgaaaaagaaaaaatcctggaaaaaatTACACTAATCTAGTAATTCTGTGTACATTTGCGATTAGCACAAGTATAACGTGCTATTCCCAAAATTCCCCAGCTTAacttcccatggaaagtttccagaaATGTACCGAATATTTTCCACCCCTTTGCAATCCTATATCTGTCTGACATTCTACGTTATATcgtatatttcttttttctagaTTCTGTCCGTGTTTTCCACATCACagaaatcatagggccctaatttcagtaattcattgtcgtgtgtgtgtgtgtgtgtgtgtgcaggtgcTGATGGAGACTCTCTCTGCTCTGGGCGCTCAGTGCCGGTGGGCCGCCTGTAACATCTACTCCACTCAAAATGAGGTAGCAGCTGCTCTGGCTGAGGGAGGTAAATCTTTCTTCTTTCTTATTCTCATTTCCTTTATTTTATTCTCTTATATACTTTTCTGTCCTGATTAACTCCTGTGTGTCGTGTCTGGCAGGTTTCTCAGTGTTTGCCTGGAAGGGCGAATCAGAGGATGATTTCTGGTGGTGTATCGATCGCTGTGTTAACGTGGAGGGTTGGCAGCCCAACATGGTAACTGAACTATATACACCTAGACTATGAAACATTAGGACTGTTCAGTGTCTCAACAGCTTGTCCCTTGTAGATTTTAGATGATGGAGGGGATTTGACCCACTGGATCTATAAGAAATATCCCAACATGTTCAAAAAGATCAAAGGCATCGTAGAGGAGAGCGTGACTGGAGTTCACAGGTGATTATGCTTGTGAAAAGACTttgttaaatacattaaaatgtacatttgatGTGGACTTGTAGGAAACTTTTAGACTTCAAATGTAATGTATAATGAGTATTGTGGGGACCTCAATTGTTTTTTCCATATCAAATAGTAATGTCTCCATCTAGTGGCAAGTAGTTGAACTGGCAAATGTTATTTTAGAGAGGAAAGatatcaaaaacattaaaaatatctttattccAAATTTGCaataaaagtttggaataaagacatttttaatgttttttttgaaagaagtctcttaagatcaaaacaaaaaaacagaaaaaacagtaatattgtgaaatattattacaatttaaaataactgttttctatttgaatatattttaaaatgtaatttatacctgtgattaaagctgaattttcgtCATctattattccagtcttcagtgccacatgatccttcagaaatcattctaatattctgatttgctgctcaattgatattaatattattagtgATCTATAATTAAAAATGGTTCTCGTCAAATAAAAAAGCCTTGGTgatcataagagacttcttttgaaaacataaaaattcgTAATTATTCGAgacttttgaccggtagtgtatatataaattatataattatatattgtgATTATCATCATTGATCCTTCAGAATTTCTTTGTTGTGTTTTCTGCTAAACTGTTCtcatattaatttgtttttccCAGGCTATACCAGCTGTCAAAAGCTGGCAAGTTGTGTGTTCCTGCAATGAATGTTAACGATTCCGTGACCAAGCAGAAATTTGACAACCTGTACTGCTGCCGGGAGTCTATCTTGGATGGGTATGTCACTTAAAGCTTAATCTTAGGTTTAGGAAAACTCTCACTCAGAGTAGTTTTCCCAGTCAGTATGGTTAAAGAGGAGCTATTATGCCTTTTTAAACTTTCTTTACTGTAATGTTGTTTGAGCATTAAAAAAGGTCTACAAATTCCAAAGCACAAAGTCCCTCCagcgggagttattctctatatcagtgtcactgtttctgaactccctgaaactcctccattgtagtcttgagttttcttccaggaatgaacacatcacagtatccctcatttaaataattcccacccaaaccatatgtaaaataaagggatgggcctggttgagttagttcatagtgtgttgaaactaatcacaacacactgctctcGCCGGCCAATCAGAACATTTGCGCTTTTCaaaaggaggggcttcatagagacagaaattaaatggagcgttactgacagactgggaagagaggagctgcaacatgggaaaatatgtgaaaaatgtgttttttgaacattcaagcaagAAAACTTATTCTAGTAAAACCCAACAACAAAATCAggactttgtaaaagggcataataggtcctctttaatagACTAAATGTTCATAGTATCAGATCTGCAGGTTCTGAATTGTGGTTTATAGTGCTGTATTCTTTTACTGagcatgtttgtgttttgtgttcaaGTCTAAAGAGAACCACAGATGTGATGTTTGGAGGGAAGCAGGTGGTGGTTTGTGGATATGGAGAGGTGAGATCATTGAACAGCAATTGTTTCCGGCTAATAACTGTTTCCTATGAGAACCTCTGGAGAGCTGCATTCAGAACATCAGGATGTTCATGGCATTATATGTATTAGAATTTGTTTATTCCAGTGACTGGTATCTGACATGTCCAGCCCTGCAAAATCtataaattgatttttaaattttaaattaaaaaagcaatttGTCCACGTAGTTAAGTCCCAGCCATTTTAAAACCGTTCTGCTGTTCTGTCTGCATATTCAGTATCTTCTGTCAATCATTTTTGGTGACCACACCTCCACTGCACTGCTGCATTACTGCATTATTAAACAGATACCAGATATGGCCAATAGAGGGCAATATCTCTAAATGTGTTTCTTTTGAATTCTAATGGGAAAGTCAACCTGAATGCTTGATAATGTTTTTCCAGGAGCAACAAAGGATGTTCACTATATCCTGTTTGTGTGAATCACATTGGGTCCATGTGTGCTTCATATAAATTTTCTTTAAACTTTTTGTTCTGAATAATAACTCTGAGACTTTGTGTGTGTTATAAGGTGGGGAAAGGCTGCTGTGCCGCTCTCAAAGCAATGGGCTCCATCGTCTACGTCACTGAGATAGACCCCATCTGTGCCCTACAGGCCTGGTGAGTCTGATCAGCAGTGATGCCCTTTACTGGGTGCCATTGAATTACACTTAatgtcattctaatatgttaaTTTGAGCTGTGAATGGCTCTCCAGGACTGTGTTTTCAAAATTTTTGCACACCTGATTCAAATTATCATACTACAGTACTTTCCTAACTGTTCTAATTGTTTCTGTAATCAAATGGTTAGTCTTTATTACTCTTTAGAAAGACTACAGTCtctaatttatatttttcatcACTCAGCATGGACGGCTTCAGGCTGGTAAAACTCACCGAAGTCATCCGACAAGTCGACATTGTCATCACCTGCACAGGTATTTTTAAATCCGATTTTAATTGTTGTAAATTTCAAAGGTTTACTTGGTGATTATTATTCTGTTTGACTGATTAAACTATCTATGAACAttaactcaaaaatgaaaaggatGGTCTGCTTTTTGCATCCTTGCATTCTTTGCAATTGCacgtaaaaattaaaat
Above is a genomic segment from Megalobrama amblycephala isolate DHTTF-2021 linkage group LG14, ASM1881202v1, whole genome shotgun sequence containing:
- the ahcyl2b gene encoding adenosylhomocysteinase like 2b isoform X2, with translation MLKKKKDGEISEHSVKKIQFADQKQEFNKRPTKIGRRSLSRSISQSSTDSYSSAASYTDSSDDETSPRDKQQKNSKGNGDFCIKNIKQADFGRREIEIAEQEMPALMALRKRAQGEKPLAGAKIVGCTHITAQTAVLMETLSALGAQCRWAACNIYSTQNEVAAALAEGGFSVFAWKGESEDDFWWCIDRCVNVEGWQPNMILDDGGDLTHWIYKKYPNMFKKIKGIVEESVTGVHRLYQLSKAGKLCVPAMNVNDSVTKQKFDNLYCCRESILDGLKRTTDVMFGGKQVVVCGYGEVGKGCCAALKAMGSIVYVTEIDPICALQACMDGFRLVKLTEVIRQVDIVITCTGNKNVVVREYMDRMKNGCIVCNMGHSNTEIDVASLRTPELTWERVRSQVDHVIWPDGKRIVLLAEGRLLNLSCSTVPTFVLSITATTQALALIELYNAPEGRYKQDVYLLPKKMDEYVASLHLPTFDAHLTELSDEQAKYLGLNKNGPFKPNYYRY